ATTACCTGCATGCAACTAAAGATCCTGCTTACACCTGATTGTTTTAGGACTACagatggaaaatgaaaaatgttctgCAACCAAAGATCTAAAAATGTTTTCCCTTGCCAGATTCGGCATTCTGTATCTGtttatagaaataaaaaaaaacttaagaaAAAACGCATTGTGTGTCCTCTGTCTCCAATTATTTGGAATCTTTTTCCAGGTCATCAAATGCCAGCATTATGCCAGAAGCTGCTGGGCATCAGTGCCTTCTTACATACCACCAGTGGCAAAACTGGATCTCAGGAAACCACAGTTAGTGTTCTCAAACAggctttaatgtttttgagaCAGCTAGAGTTCCATCTGTGGCCACTTGGAACAGTTTTTGTATTAAAGCAGAGCATAATTGTGAATCTTATGGCTAAACAGAGAGGTTTAGCTCACATCCACGAGCCTCTCGCTAAGGACAGATACATACGTGTCGCTGGACAATTGATTCTTTgtggatttctttgttttttaataactgTGTAATTATTTCAGGAAAAGACATTGCTGCTGAGTTTTGACCTTTGATCTTTTGAGCATCCAGGGTAAGTGCCATTTATCATTTCCTTATATTTAAGAGAAGTCAGATGTCTCAGCAGCTAGTGTCTCcgaaactgaaacaaaacagtCTAGTGGTAAAATAGCACCACAAGGTGAAGTTTGGGTTGAAttgtacctttaaaaaaatgtggtcACTGAAACATTTTAGTGACCCATTCATTACTTACTTTGAACACTGATGAACATTGCTGTCTGCAAATGatgcatccaaaaaaaaaaaaaaattaaattagtcTTAGAGAGGTGATGTATGGCGTTAATGGTTTGCTTCATTTGAGTGTTACAGTGCCTGGATAAGCATTCAGGAAGTGTTGGTCCTTTTTCCCCAAAGCCATGTATACTTTCCAGTACCTACTTTCAATTCTACAAGTAAGAGCTATCTGAATAAGGTGCAGGCAGATAAAAGGCTTagctctgttttctgttctcCTGCCCTTTCACATCAAAAGATTTGACATTCAGGCTGTACGCAagttaaaaaaactaaatcaaaattggactgtcatttatttctttgtaccTTTACTATTTTTACTGTTATTCCTTATTTTCCAAACAATAAGAGAGACTATTACAATGCACTGAAGCAGGTAATTACTGCAAAACTAATTAGCCCACCAGTCAAGGAGCTAAAAATGCAAGAACAGGGGAGGGTGAGGGATGtttctgtcacaaaaaaaaaaaggggggggggggggtcaattaGATGGAAAATGTATGGAAATGTAGTGTGTCAACAGCAGGACAGGGCAGTTGAAGAAGGGATCCAGCAAGATGGCAATTAACTGGAATAATAAGACTTACAATTCTAtcagcacacaaacatgtgCCGGATAATCACACTGTCTCTCTTGTTAGAGCTGTTTTTATTCCCGCCCTCTTGCTCTCATTCTGTAGATATAAAGTTCCTCAAACCATTGCTGCTATCACCCCGAATGGGCCCAGTTTTAATTAATCCTCCTTCTGACCTCTTTCTGACCGCTCTTTTTCCTTAAAAATGCACCTtaacatcatttttttcttatctttctTTGCTCTGATTAAGTTTTCTTAAAAGTCACAAGGATCCAATTACTAGTTGGCCTTTTTGCAGAGGAGTACCATATTATACCATTGTACACATGcagtacagacacacacacacacacacacacacacacacacacacacacacacacacacacacacacacacacacacacacacacactccatgtGAACAAATATGAAGCATTTAGTTAGCTGCTCTATCCGATTCACCTTGGCTCTTAAGCCAAATCACAGAAGATGTAAATCAGTTTTATCTTGAtgcacattttgtttgtttttttgtaattttatattttaaaaatgaattttagCATGACTTTGTGTTGCTCATTGAAGCTTTCATCGTGGTCCTGGGCCATTTgcccagtgtttgtgtttgttctgttttttgttataaTCTCTAGTTATGTTTCTTAGTTTCCTTATAGTTTAGATTCTCAGTTTGTTATAGGTTTTGGATTCTGCTTTATCGTTATTGTATCCAGTTCCTGTCTTCCCTTGTTCTTCTTGTCTTCCCGCATCTCTGTGTTCCAGtatctgtttgtctctgtgtctttgtcccTTGTCTCCTGTGTATTCTATTCCTTGTGTTGTCAAGTTTGCGTTTGTGTCTTGTTTTattccttcctgttttattttgacagtcccttgatccctgtgctttgtgttcagttttgcttcctttgtgtcattagtctcatttggttcacctgttgttcccagcTATCTCCACTCTCCCCAGTTaccttttgtgtgtttaaaccctcagttcctctctgttccttgttgtgttCCTGCCTGCTGTATGTGCGTGCACATGTGCCATCCTGTGTCaccttttattttgtattctgGACATTGTTAAAGCGAGTTGGCATTAAAACTGCCTTGAAGTTTAGTTCAGTCTCATacttcctgcatttgggtccacccctgcCAGTCACATAGCCTAACCATAACATCTTTGGCTGAGATgccttttaacagcctttaacTACCAGTGTATTGCTGCCGACACATTTGGGCATTACAGTAATTACACAACAATTTGCCCTGTGAGAAAGATGCAAATTTGAAAAGCTGAAAAGTTGTGCTTCACATCCAACttagggttattatggtaatttcaTTCATGCTGTTGCAGGTTACTTGCGAATGCAGACGCTTTTGAAACTCATAAAGGCTCATACAACCAGGCCAATGCACTCCCACCTGTCTGATTACTATCTGAGCAGGCTTGAGATCTTCAATTATTTATCTTTACATCTTCAACAAAAGATAAGTCTAACAATTTTACATAACTTACCACTTTTACATAATGTTTTCTCTTGTGTGCCCTTTACCCCCATAGCCTGGATTACTCAGAAATTAACAGTTTTGTCTTTCTTGGACTGAACTAACACGGGACCGTGTGATTACCCATgtgattgccaaaaaaaaagaaaaaaatcagaccagGTCTCCACAGCTGTGTTTCCAGCTgtgctttttgctgagaaactggacacatTGCGCAGCGTTTTTctgactgtgaagtgcagacATTCcgtttttacctgaaaatttgcaaattttcatcagcttgaaatatattcatttttcctgatgttatttttgaaaaaagaattttttatttaatgtgttgaggaaaaagttgctgtattttggccattcaaattcatattgctgattaaaattattatttttaatcctgttcggcccgcgactcagactgtgtcttcaattttgtcCCGTCCTAtgactgagtttgacacccctggatTAAAATAATGGAAGTGACCAAATATAGATGGGATGCAGCAGCATTACTGATAGGGTTTAGCTTTTGACTGACAGATTACAAGCATAATAGGCAGACATGTCGCGCATTTTGGATGACTGGCGAAACATCCATTAACCTTTTCGTCTAGTTTAGTCTCGTCAACGAAAACTTACAAACGTCTCGTCATGTTTTAGTCATCAAAGAGCCATGTTTATCTCGTcatcgtctcgttatcgtcgTGAAAAAAAGAATCGTCAACGAAATAATTTCGTCTTCGTCATCGTTAAGGAAAACAACactgcatcatcatcataaatTTGGAGTTGTCTGGCATGCCACCTAAAACTCAGTTATTCTCTTTCCTCCTTGACACCTCTGGTTTTCCCCTATGTATCTATTAAATTTTCCATTGTCTAATCTAGACTGTTACTAATTTCTGTATGTGGTTATGGGGCATTATGTGTACTATAGAGCCTGCTTGCTGTAGGTGCAGTACAAGTGGATAAGACCAGTAAGACTGAACCAAACAGGAAAGTCCTGAGAAGAGTCTGAAtcaggaaaatacattttaaaaatgtgttaaaaacagGAATTGACACAATAAAGGGGTAAATAAGCCAGAAAGCAAGATGTaagcagaaagaaagaacagaaagaCAAATAGAGCATTGTCACTCTTCCCTCTTTCTTTCCCCAGACAGTCTCTCTGTTATGTCACGGTGTTTCTGATGTATGCCACCGTGTCACATTTACTTACGGCAGTCCTCCAGCATCCTCCTGCCAAGTCCCTGCAGCCATGTCAGTTTTCTGAACCTGCCACTTTTGTGTCAACATCTATTCTGTAACACTTTAGCTGGGACATTAAGCTTGAGGCCTCAACTGGAGTGACAAatctctgctgtactcactgtgaTCTTGCTTTCGGTCAGCTGCTCAATGTAGAGTCACGCGGAAGGTGGAGGTGTGGGCGCTGTTCATCTTGTGAATATAGATGATTTCACATCTTACTGGTCTGTAGCCTGTGATGAATCTGAAGGTGCATCACAAAagggaggattttttttaagctggtgTTTCACTTGGTGAACAGACAGATGTTGAGTCCAGTGGGAGTGGAGCTTGTCAGTGACAGCTGAAGAATTGGGAGGATGAGTCGAGAGATAAATGGAGATAGACCCAGAGGGATGAAGGGATCATTCCATCTCCTTGCCACTCTCCAGTTATTCTTCTTTACGTCTCTCACTTTACTCTTCCTTTTTTCATCCATCTCTATAAGTGCTGCTCTTCATGTTGAATTTTTCTCATCATCATCTCATTTTCTTATCTCATCATTCTTATTAGTGTTTCTCCTTCCCTTTATTCCTATTTACAACTATTCCTGCTTTATTCTATATATCCTCTTTTTTCCAATCCATTTTTCCAGTCATGCAGTACTCCCTTATACCTTTATCCTCCAATACTCCGTTTCTACATTCCTGTATCCCCATCTTTCTACCTGGCATTCCCCGCCCCTGTCTACCCATCTCATTTTATTCTCTTATTGTGCCTGCTAGTTCTTCTGCTTCTAGGGAATGTGCAGTTTAATGTGTAGTGCAATCCACCCACTATAATGCTATTATGCCCATCCAAATGACAATACCAGTCGTTTGTTCCAAAGCGACCTATATGAGCATTTCCAAAATCAGCGCACCTACATGTGGCTGTAAAATACTGACGTGCTTGTATGTGTGACCCAGGTCAGGTGAGAGGCCCAACCTACCACACACACTCTAAAAGGAACTGCCGTAGGTGTGCATTCAGTTAAATccaaataaaactttcattacaatatatacaaatacacacaagtcTCCCGTGTAGACTTTGATcagtaagataaaaaaaaaaatttaaaaataataaaaaaaaaacttaacaatAAAACCCAGTCACTTTACTGCTTCAGTCACCAGCCGTCCcgtcataaaagaaaaaaacaaaacaaaacaattacgCTGGAGGAGGTACAATAAGCCCTACAGTTAGCACGGACACTGATACACAAGCAAAACCACAGGTTAAGATAGGCAGTGGAGAGTTTCGCTACTACTTTGGCTAGAGTGGAGTTAGTGCTAAAGTATGTGCTCTGGTTGTAGGAAGAGAGAGTGAATCTCATACACCAGGTGACATTGTGGCGAGCGGCGCGATCCTGTTTCATTCCCAGTGGGGTGGATTCTAAAATTGGAGACAGAATACTGCGCTGCTGTTTTGCCTTGTCCAGCGTTGTCCCGCCGGTGTTTCATTGCCTCCGTTGGTTTTATGATGCTGCTGCAGACACTGGCTGGTTAAGCCGAAGTTTCCCTCTTTTTGAACCCTGTTGAAAGGAAAGGTCGCATCTGGTTGGACGGGGTTTAAATTGTGGGGCTTGATTTACCCATGTCGGTGTAACCAGACTCTGTGGAAGAGAATTGTGTtgacttctgtttttattattgtattttacttttttatcttTTGGGAATACGCAGAGGAGTGAGGGGAAATTGGTACGAGACCCTTTCTTTTTGTAATTCTTTCTCATTGTTTGTTCAGCTGCCTCTTGCGCATGTGTAGTGGCGAAGTAGGATAGTGGGAGTGAACCCTGTTTGCATGTGGGTTATGTTAAACACAAGGGCAATGAACTTCTCCTTAGGTTACCGGGGAAAGTAAAAGAAACCCGCTGCACACGTTAGGGATGAATCGCTCCAACGTATGTCAGCGTTCCAGAGATTTCGCCACAGACGCCATGGGGACCAGTCTATTTACTTAATGTTTAAGCTTTTCCTGTATCATCCAATGCCATTTAGTCCCCATAAAcctttcagaaatctgagataatccatatttatggtgtttCTTCAGGATGTGCCAGAGAAAACCGAACACGTCATACACATACCATTTTGTGTACGACCACTAGAGGtcgcttaattttattttgttcctCATTTGTTCATCATGTTGTAAGGTTCGGGTTGTGttctagtgatgggaattccagctcttttcagagagccggctctttcggctctcaaatggctccttagattttaatttaaaaaaaaaaaatgttaaatgaattactaatgtaaaaacatacattaggcctatatcaaacatttctttatatactcaacatataatttataaacacaatttataaaacaaaagattggaaatcagaaaaaaacaagggcctttcaggagttgatcctgtttctcctgcctgatgacctgccctgttttgttcttctaattacactgagggatgaacagttcatatacagtatacctatgtggcttgtttgtggagcctgctcgatataaaattttaaatttgcagtctacactctgtctatcagaataatcctttaacgccaggcgatctccgctgaatcgcgggtttcctgaccttactagccgcgaacagctgattaagacttAGCGTCTCACCGCAGAGTCAcctggtcaaaggaacttgatcagctggcttttcacctTAACTCTGCGACCAttcgtgctatcgaaaaaaatcaaacggttcctgaaagctcagaaaataCACTTCACTGTCATGTTGCGGTATTACGATATTTGTGACCGGAAGTCCGCAAacgccggcacttttgaagtacgctgtcTCCTTCAACATGTTTGGAGgcataaggttaaaatgtgtccagtctttgctacgttttctgtcactcaccgtttcctcaccgttcctgcgtgtagcctctatgtaacacgcaacttcctctggctctttcctgtctccaagcacattttgcaggagcccctccctctctggtgtttgtttaacACTGCGCGGTGTGTCCGTGGACCCTTCCCTCCTGCTCAGTGTAGACaatcatatgctaccattcatcttccacatgcggcttccacaaaaaaaaaaaaaaggaaacgaacgaaaagaaaaaagaaacggctcccgtcgttcacttcaaagagccagctcttaaaGCCGGATCGTTCgtgaccgacccatcactattGTGTtcagtggtgaagaggaggcggcagaCGTGACAGTCAAAAGCtcacaaccacactggtactgggaattccacagtgttgtcctttaataaacatattcttctgctgcattatcatacatgaaacaagcagtgttcatacaacctgtGACGTTACTAAGCATTAGGGAGATAAAACTATAGATCCGCCTCGGTCCATTTGTCCATCTGCCAAAACATTTCTCCCACGCTCTCTACAGAGGAGCAGTGGTGCATACTTGTGACATCACTAACAATAGCTTAAGGCTGTCGTGAAGAGACACCACACTGCAAAAACTGACAGTCTATCTAAGTCTAATAATCTTACATTGagccaaaaagtatttttgatcttgttttgaGAGTGATATACTAAGCAGGAGCTGAATGTGTAAGAttataaaacttgtttttagaatatattacttttatttcttacttaGTTACTAAATCCTTAAACTAGTTACTTTACATGCATTTTAGGCTAAATTATATCACTGAGACACTGTTTGAGGTCACATTGTATATTTCACAACCATTTTTAGATGCGAAAGCTTATTTTAAGGCCTCTCAGTAATAAGTCGCTTAGGCTTTTGTTGGCCCAtcattaacacatttatttacaatatttacaaaGCTGCAGTGTAACATTTTATGTAGTACGAATCCACAGCCACAACATAGGCAATAAATCACAGCACATCTTCCCCTGTTTCATTTCAACTTTTAAGTGCAATGACATCATCAAGGTTATATTTTGTCAGAACATACATACTGCATTTGAAACTGACTGGATAATATGATGTAGGATcaactagcttttcagcatctataAACTCTGTTGCTTGGGCGAGATTAGGAACTACAATTTTATATGCtaaaaaatctgtattaaaGCCCACAGTCTCATAAAGCTGGTATTCAAAACAGTATAATGAACTGTCtaccacaaaaatgtttttaataagtccaaaaacaggaacTGTGTCACTCACACTGGTGATTATTAGAGACTTTTCACTTATGTACTTGTTCCCATTGAGAATAAGCCATTTTACTTTGACTCCATGTTGTATGCCACCTATCCCCAAAAAATCTCTTATCTTTGCTGCAATATACTCAGGATTTTTCACTTCAGAGACAGGACCCAATTCCTTCTCATGTACAAATATTGGATGCTCAGTGCCCAATTCATTTTGACAGCATTCAGAAAGCTGATTATGGTTCACAAGTGACTTACAGACATTTCTGAAGTTCAATTTAGATgcccattgtttaaaaaaacagtgctTTGATTCGAATCTCATACACATGTGCCTTATCACAGGCCCCAGATGAAGAATCTGAGCAGGGAGATGCAACAGGTAATGTTGCTTAGGTATTATATTATTCTCAGGAAAAAGTTTCTTAAACTGTTTCAAATGCTGTTCAATCATATTCTTCAGTCTGAACACACTTTGTACAGATAAAATAGGGGCAAAGAGTATCTGAACAATCTTAATTAagtccaaaacaaactgaacatatTCATTTTTCTCTATACTGTTGAGCAGAAAAGGCATGATCTTCAACAGTATCAGCATTTGCCCCGAGGactgtttcagtttattgtCATTAGATGCCAAGGTAGTGACACTGATAGGGCAGGGTTTGTCACGTATGTCTACTGGTGACAAAGGAAAACTCTGCATGGCAGAATTGAACACATCCAACTCCATCTGTCCAGAGAGAACAAGGTGTTTTAGCACACACTTAATTTCCATgggtgcaacaccctcaagaATGATGTGCATTATATCCTGTGGTGTTTGTTGAATGAGGTCAAAGGCTGGGAAATCAATCAGCTTGCTTCTTCTGTTTATACCATAGGTGGTTTTGAGAGATGATTTCAAGAAGTCTGTGCAAGCCTTTTCtatttcacagcactgcttAATATGTTTTTTCATTGTCCTTTTAGTAAAACTTAgttcattaaaattaatttgcatttcatCAAAGGTACATTCACAATGCCTACACTTACTATATGCAAAACCAACTCCTTCCTTGAAACCAGCAAGCTCATGTTGGGCAAGTGTGTCACCACAGACCGAAACTACAGCACCAAATAAATCCATGCTACCACTCTGTGTTTGGATTTTGACACCATTATAGAGCAACTTTAAGTCTTCATTAATCCTTTGTAATACAAAATCAACACCACATTTGTCAATATCATCAGCTTTTGCTATAGCAAGGAGTCTGATTGCAGCAAGCTTTGACCTAAACTTGGGGTCTATGTTTCCTAAAGtataataaaacatgaataatttatttactgaagCATGTGACCCAAGAGGATTGCATATCTCTATTTCATCAGCATACAAAATTATCTGTAAAGCAGAAGGTTCTTTTGAAAACAGTGGATGGGATTTATAAATGCTCCCATCAATAATGTCATACAAAAACCCATCTTTGTGGCAACTCTGAGGTGCGGTGTTGATCATGGCAAAAATCCTGGAATTGGACAACAACTGTTCAAGGCTCCTAATAAGGGGTATATAGTAAAAACTTCTGTTTTTGATGGCAATTACTCTTGACTGTCCTTTGTTAACTCTGCAAACCTTTTGAGACATAACTACCTCCTCTGGTATGACTGGGTTAAAAAGCCTCTGGATTGTGCTGTCCTGAATGTATGTGGAAGCCATCATGGAGAAAGGATCTTGAAAATTTTCCAGTTCTGCCAATACTGCctcttgtagctgctccatattGTCTGAATGTCTTTGAAAGAGCGACTTCATGGTGTCCTTCATGGTACTGAGAAGAGCAGTTTGATACTGCTGGACTCCAGAGACAATACTGTTGACACccctctgaaacaaaaacaacaaagaaatatgaGCTATATACAGTTTGTTCAATATGAGACTAGCATTACACTTCTTAAGAACATTCTGAATAGGATTTCATACCAAAATGATCTCTGTCCAGTTCTTGCTCAGAATTCAAAAGTCAGAATTACACTTCTCTGGTGTGcagactttctttttgctcttgttcctgcacccttttGACCTCTTTTCACACGTGCGTGTTctcattacttaaaaacaacactgttcccactaaatGCAAATCtaagtattaacactgtaatgcttttttatatgtttatgttaaatatgtatccatctggtgctggcccggcccgtctgtcaaatttcaaaaagtcaatgtggccccagagccaaaaagTTTGTGTGTATCCTTGTCACAAAATATGACACTGTTGTAGCTCTGACAGTGGAATTATAAAATGGTCCATAGAATTAGAATTGTAAGTTTACATGCTTTCAAGACCTTTTCCCAGTcttattcaagcacttttcaaactctATCAAGGACCAATTTTCAAGTCTTTATAAGCAAATTATGACTGTGGTAAAACGCATActtaaatgcagacacacatacatatattcaatatatattttatttccctAACACTTAGGTTTGTGCAATACCTGGGATAGGTGACATCTTTCCCGGACACTGATGGTAAATGCAGCTGCACATCTGACGAGATTTTCACTTGCTGTAGCAGCTCCTTCCTGTAGATATGTTGTgttaatatacattaaaaaaataatataaacacctgaatgttaactgttaaacattttcattagcaAACATTGCATCTTACCTGATTATCAGTATTTGGAGTCTGGAAATCCTCAAGCTCCGGACTTGACATTTCATTTGGAATGACAGGTATGTTGACCTCACTGTCGGTCCTTTGCATTCCTTGTGTTTTAGTGGCACAGTCAGAAAAAACTGGTATATCAAAATGTTCACCTGCAGCATGTGATAAGTCAGATGATGCTGCTGTCATCCACTGGGTAGGAGGGTTCCCAGTCGCAAGATACAGAGCATGAGTGCGTCTGATATGGTAGTAAAAAGAGTTAAAGACTCTGTATTCCTCTGTACAACCATCTATTCCGCATATGACTCGGAAGTTTGGACTGCGGCTATGTGTTTTGTTAATATGGCTTAAGAGAGACTTCAATGTTaaggcaacaaaaacaaagcaaatcatACACCTCCAACAGGCCATGTTAAAccgccaaaaagaaaaaacagggcaGCTAGCTGAATGCAGACAGTCTATTCTTAGCCTAATGAAAATCTTCACTCACGGCAAAATCAAGTCATGCTAGCACTACAACACACGTTCGTAAACCTCTATTAGAAATTTAAATGTAGCAGAAGAAAGTAGACAAAACGTTCAGTCTAAGAAGCAAGAGCAGAAACAAATACCTTACTGCTTCACATCACTTTTGAGCTGTTGTTGGCGGGCTCATACAGGCGCTGCAGGTCATTACCAAATATGGAGGGGGGTCGGTTACATCAAAACTCTCATTAAATCTAGTTTAAACTCTAGTTATTGTGATTCAGTAAGGGACCACAACAGgagtaataattaaaatgtaatttatagttATAATATCCCCCTATTATGACTGTTATTACTTTACAAGTTTTAGAAACATTATTATGGTCTGCACCTACTCCCCCCTGACTGCCCTCATATGGTCACGTCTGTCCTGTAACCGTTTGAAGGGGAGCGAAGAAGCAGGCTTGGACTGGATTCTGCTGGGGTAAGGAGAACTTTTAcagcatttgatttaaaaattttgtacTACTGGGAAAACAGCAGCCTGGTCCAGCATTCAGTTTACCCATGGATGGACTATCAGTTCTCATAATACGTCCACAAGTTTTTTGCCACTGTAGCCTAAAAGCCAGCTAGCTAAGCTTGcttagctaatattagctaacaGGTTTGGTCCTGCAATTTACGTTACAATGcgctaagttttttttttttgtttaccatgACTAACCAATGGTGTTAAAAGTTTGAATATAATTTTCCACATAAAATATGTACATGTTTGATGTAATTAGCAGGACATGCAGACAGA
The window above is part of the Archocentrus centrarchus isolate MPI-CPG fArcCen1 chromosome 14, fArcCen1, whole genome shotgun sequence genome. Proteins encoded here:
- the LOC115791581 gene encoding uncharacterized protein LOC115791581 isoform X2; translation: MQRTDSEVNIPVIPNEMSSPELEDFQTPNTDNQEGAATASENLVRCAAAFTISVRERCHLSQRGVNSIVSGVQQYQTALLSTMKDTMKSLFQRHSDNMEQLQEAVLAELENFQDPFSMMASTYIQDSTIQRLFNPVIPEEVVMSQKVCRVNKGQSRVIAIKNRSFYYIPLIRSLEQLLSNSRIFAMINTAPQSCHKDGFLYDIIDGSIYKSHPLFSKEPSALQIILYADEIEICNPLGSHASVNKLFMFYYTLGNIDPKFRSKLAAIRLLAIAKADDIDKCGVDFVLQRINEDLKLLYNGVKIQTQSGSMDLFGAVVSVCGDTLAQHELAGFKEGVGFAYSKCRHCECTFDEMQINFNELSFTKRTMKKHIKQCCEIEKACTDFLKSSLKTTYGINRRSKLIDFPAFDLIQQTPQDIMHIILEGVAPMEIKCVLKHLVLSGQMELDVFNSAMQSFPLSPVDIRDKPCPISVTTLASNDNKLKQSSGQMLILLKIMPFLLNSIEKNEYVQFVLDLIKIVQILFAPILSVQSVFRLKNMIEQHLKQFKKLFPENNIIPKQHYLLHLPAQILHLGPVIRHMCMRFESKHCFFKQWASKLNFRNVCKSLVNHNQLSECCQNELGTEHPIFVHEKELGPVSEVKNPEYIAAKIRDFLGIGGIQHGVKVKWLILNGNKYISEKSLIITSVSDTVPVFGLIKNIFVVDSSLYCFEYQLYETVGFNTDFLAYKIVVPNLAQATEFIDAEKLVDPTSYYPVSFKCSMYVLTKYNLDDVIALKS
- the LOC115791581 gene encoding uncharacterized protein LOC115791581 isoform X1; amino-acid sequence: MACWRCMICFVFVALTLKSLLSHINKTHSRSPNFRVICGIDGCTEEYRVFNSFYYHIRRTHALYLATGNPPTQWMTAASSDLSHAAGEHFDIPVFSDCATKTQGMQRTDSEVNIPVIPNEMSSPELEDFQTPNTDNQEGAATASENLVRCAAAFTISVRERCHLSQRGVNSIVSGVQQYQTALLSTMKDTMKSLFQRHSDNMEQLQEAVLAELENFQDPFSMMASTYIQDSTIQRLFNPVIPEEVVMSQKVCRVNKGQSRVIAIKNRSFYYIPLIRSLEQLLSNSRIFAMINTAPQSCHKDGFLYDIIDGSIYKSHPLFSKEPSALQIILYADEIEICNPLGSHASVNKLFMFYYTLGNIDPKFRSKLAAIRLLAIAKADDIDKCGVDFVLQRINEDLKLLYNGVKIQTQSGSMDLFGAVVSVCGDTLAQHELAGFKEGVGFAYSKCRHCECTFDEMQINFNELSFTKRTMKKHIKQCCEIEKACTDFLKSSLKTTYGINRRSKLIDFPAFDLIQQTPQDIMHIILEGVAPMEIKCVLKHLVLSGQMELDVFNSAMQSFPLSPVDIRDKPCPISVTTLASNDNKLKQSSGQMLILLKIMPFLLNSIEKNEYVQFVLDLIKIVQILFAPILSVQSVFRLKNMIEQHLKQFKKLFPENNIIPKQHYLLHLPAQILHLGPVIRHMCMRFESKHCFFKQWASKLNFRNVCKSLVNHNQLSECCQNELGTEHPIFVHEKELGPVSEVKNPEYIAAKIRDFLGIGGIQHGVKVKWLILNGNKYISEKSLIITSVSDTVPVFGLIKNIFVVDSSLYCFEYQLYETVGFNTDFLAYKIVVPNLAQATEFIDAEKLVDPTSYYPVSFKCSMYVLTKYNLDDVIALKS